A window of the Lactuca sativa cultivar Salinas chromosome 5, Lsat_Salinas_v11, whole genome shotgun sequence genome harbors these coding sequences:
- the LOC111878332 gene encoding secreted RxLR effector protein 161-like — MAKKFEISMMGELKFFLGLQVKQLADDIFVCQAKYIAYMLKKYGFSDCKTAKTPMCPSASFGANPNGTNVNEPLYRGKIGSLLYLTANYLDIMFATILYACYQASPKESHLLVVKRIFRYLNYTPNLGLWYPRHSKFKLVGYTDSDHGGCGIDRKSTSGGVEMIGDRLVSWSSKMQTLVACSTTEAGYVAIGRCCAQILWIQNKLLYYVLNFSKTPIYCYNTSSIHMI; from the coding sequence ATGGCTAAAAAGTTTGAGATTAGCATGATGGGTGAACTAAAATTCTTTTTAGGTTTGCAGGTTAAACAATTGGCTGATGATATTTTTGTTTGTCAAGCCAAATATATTGCATATATGTTGAAGAAGTATGGTTTCTCTGATTGCAAGACGGCTAAGACTCCGATGTGCCCATCAGCGTCTTTTGGAGCTAATCCAAATGGAACTAATGTGAATGAACCTCTGTATCGAGGAAAGATAGGCTCTCTACTCTATCTTACTGCCAATTACCTTGACATTATGTTTGCTACTATATTGTATGCTTGTTATCAAGCCAGTCCTAAGGAATCTCATCTTCTTGTTGTGAAAAGGATCTTCCGGTACTTAAACTATACACCCAATCTTGGGTTATGGTATCCTCGTCATTCTAAGTTCAAGCTGGTGGGATACACTGACTCCGATCATGGTGGATGTGGCATTGATCGTAAAAGCACTTCAGGAGGAGTTGAAATGATTGGAGATAGATTGGTAAGTTGGTCTAGCAAAATGCAGACATTAGTGGCTTGCTCTACAACTGAAGCTGGATATGTAGCTATTGGAAGGTGTTGTGCTCAGATTCTATGGATTCAAAATAAACTCTTATATTATGTTCTAAACttctcaaagactcccatctATTGTTACAACACCAGTTCCATTCATATGATATAG